From one Ursus arctos isolate Adak ecotype North America unplaced genomic scaffold, UrsArc2.0 scaffold_1, whole genome shotgun sequence genomic stretch:
- the GPC1 gene encoding glypican-1, with product MELRARGWWLLCAAAALAACARGDPASKSRSCSEVRQIYGAKGFSLSDVPQAEISGEHLRICPQGYTCCTSEMEEKLANRSRAELETALLDSSRALQTTLAAQLQSFDDHFQHLLNESERALQDAFPSAVGELYAQSASAFRDLYAELRLYYRGANLHLEETLAEFWARLLERLFRQLHPQLLLPDDYLDCLGKQADALRPFGEAPRELRLRATRAFVAARAFVQGLGVAGDVVRKVAQVPLGPECTRAVMKLAYCAHCLGVPGARPCPDYCRNVLKGCLANQADLDAEWRNLLDSMVLITDKFRGPSGAESVIGNVHLWLAEAINALQDNKDMLTAKVIQGCGNPKVNPQGSGPEEKRHQGKLVLQEKPSTGTLEKLVSEAKTQLRDAQDFWISLPSMLCSERLAMSSASDDRCWNGMAKGRYLPEVMGDGLANQINNPEVEVDITKPDMTVRQQIMQLKVMTNRLRGAYSGNDVDFQDASDDSSGSGSGDSCPDDLCDRRVSKKSSSSRTTLTHALPGLSEREGQKTSAASCPQPCASLLLLPLLLSAARPTWR from the exons gagAGCACCTGCGGATCTGCCCCCAGGGCTACACCTGCTGTACCAGCGAGATGGAGGAGAAGCTGGCCAACCGCAGCCGGGCCGAGCTGGAGACCGCCCTCCTGGACAGCAGCCGTGCCCTGCAGACCACGCTCGCCGCCCAGCTGCAGAGCTTCGATG ATCACTTCCAGCACCTGCTGAATGAGTCGGAGCGGGCGCTGCAGGACGCCTTCCCCAGCGCCGTCGGCGAGCTGTACGCGCAGAGCGCCAGCGCCTTCCGGGACCTGTACGCGGAGCTGCGCCTGTACTACCGGGGCGCCAACCTGCACCTGGAGGAGACGCTGGCCGAGTTCTGGGCCCGCCTGCTGGAGCGGCTCTTCAGGCAGCTGCACCCACAGCTGCTGCTCCCCGACGACTACCTGGACTGCCTGGGCAAGCAGGCTGACGCGCTGCGGCCCTTCGGCGAGGCCCCGCGGGAGCTGCGTCTGCGTGCCACCCGCGCCTTCGTGGCAGCGCGCGCCTTTGTGCAGGGCCTGGGCGTGGCTGGTGACGTGGTCCGGAAGGTGGCTCAG gtgcccctgggcccGGAGTGCACGAGGGCCGTCATGAAGCTGGCATACTGCGCACACTGCCTGGGGGTCCCCGGCGCCCGGCCCTGCCCTGACTACTGCCGCAACGTGCTCAAGGGTTGCCTGGCCAATCAGGCCGACCTCGACGCCGAGTGGAGGAACCTTCTGG ACTCCATGGTGCTTATCACCGACAAGTTCCGGGGCCCTTCGGGAGCAGAAAGCGTCATTGGCAACGTGCACTTGTGGCTGGCAGAAGCCATCAACGCCCTCCAGGACAACAAGGACATGCTCACGGCCAAG GTCATCCAGGGCTGTGGAAACCCCAAGGTGAACCCCCAGGGCTCTGGGCCCGAGGAGAAGCGGCACCAGGGCAAGCTGGTGTTACAGGAGAAGCCTTCCACGGGCACGCTGGAGAAGCTG GTCTCAGAGGCCAAGACGCAGCTCCGAGACGCCCAGGACTTCTGGATCAGCCTCCCCAGCATGCTGTGCAGCGAGAGGTTGGCCATGAGCAGCGCCAGTGATGACCGCTGCTGGAACGGCATGGCCAAAGGCAG GTACCTCCCGGAGGTGATGGGCGATGGCCTGGCCAATCAGATCAACAACCCCGAGGTGGAGGTAGACATCACCAAGCCCGACATGACCGTCCGCCAACAGATCATGCAGCTGAAGGTCATGACCAACCGGCTTCGTGGCGCCTACAGCGGCAATGATGTGGACTTCCAGGATGCCA gtGACGACAGCAGTGGCTCGGGCAGTGGTGACAGCTGCCCGGATGACCTCTGCGACCGGAGGGTCAGCAAGAAGAGCTCCAGCTCCCGGACGACCCTGACCCACGCCCTCCCCGGCCTGTCGGAGCGGGAGGGCCAGAAGACCTCAGCTGCaagctgcccccagccctgcgcgtccctgctgctcctccccctacttctCTCAGCCGCCAGGCCCACATGGCGGTAa